From one Tsukamurella tyrosinosolvens genomic stretch:
- a CDS encoding DUF4352 domain-containing protein, with amino-acid sequence MSQQPFPLQPEQPGQPYAGQPYPGQPAPYGAPPAPPAKKKRKWPWIVLAVIAFLVVVSVATGGGDKDEATAAGGTTTGAAPTTKADPKAEGLNTPVRDGKFEFVVTGVQTGLAEVGDNPYLAKKAQGQFVVVAMTVKNIGTKPQSFSPSSQKVKDVQGRSFESDSMAQIALGDSDVPVWDNINPGNTVQVKVVFDMPKDAEPATIELHDSMFSGGAKVALK; translated from the coding sequence ATGTCTCAGCAGCCCTTCCCGCTGCAGCCCGAGCAGCCCGGTCAGCCCTACGCCGGACAGCCGTATCCCGGGCAGCCCGCACCATACGGCGCTCCGCCCGCTCCCCCTGCCAAGAAGAAGCGCAAGTGGCCGTGGATCGTGCTGGCGGTGATCGCCTTCCTGGTAGTCGTCTCCGTCGCCACCGGCGGCGGTGACAAGGACGAGGCGACCGCCGCCGGCGGCACCACGACGGGGGCCGCGCCCACCACAAAGGCGGACCCGAAGGCCGAGGGCCTGAACACGCCCGTGCGCGACGGGAAGTTCGAGTTCGTGGTCACCGGTGTGCAGACCGGACTCGCTGAGGTGGGCGACAACCCGTACCTCGCGAAGAAGGCCCAGGGCCAGTTCGTCGTCGTCGCGATGACGGTGAAGAACATCGGCACCAAGCCGCAGAGCTTCAGCCCGTCGTCGCAGAAGGTGAAGGACGTCCAGGGTCGCTCGTTCGAGTCGGACTCCATGGCGCAGATCGCGCTCGGCGACTCCGACGTGCCGGTGTGGGACAACATCAACCCCGGCAACACGGTGCAGGTCAAGGTCGTCTTCGACATGCCCAAGGACGCCGAGCCCGCCACCATCGAGCTGCACGACTCGATGTTCTCGGGCGGCGCCAAGGTCGCGCTGAAGTAG
- a CDS encoding ParD-like family protein codes for MSHTVRIADDIVEHAHAEAARRGRSVAGQIDHWVRVGREITHDTPSRRRVEAARAGTFPISALTPEEARLYGALFRVELQQRLYETDFGEM; via the coding sequence ATGTCGCACACAGTCCGAATCGCCGACGACATCGTCGAACACGCCCACGCCGAAGCCGCTCGACGAGGCAGATCCGTTGCCGGCCAGATCGATCATTGGGTCAGGGTCGGCCGAGAGATCACGCACGACACCCCTTCACGACGCCGTGTTGAGGCCGCCCGTGCTGGAACCTTCCCCATCAGTGCTCTCACCCCCGAAGAAGCGCGGCTGTACGGCGCACTCTTCCGGGTGGAACTCCAGCAGAGACTGTACGAGACCGATTTCGGCGAGATGTGA